One region of Triticum aestivum cultivar Chinese Spring chromosome 6B, IWGSC CS RefSeq v2.1, whole genome shotgun sequence genomic DNA includes:
- the LOC123135919 gene encoding uncharacterized protein, which translates to MSCEMSRRRRRRPSSPAAAPPLEDENLLSEILLRLPPDPSSVVSKRWRRLISDPGFSRRFRLHHHRNPPLIGSFSHLYFASSMEAPNRVPDGHFCLQVDEDEVNDNFICLGCRHGLVLIFHVRRLQVLVWDPVTSELHRIATPPGFDAKKVPISGAVLRAAGDIQHFQVVLVTTETDDQQHTRAMAQVYSSETGEWGDIFSTMLPPKASRHELPTMIAIESPAVLVGHSLYWLLTDSRAGILKFDLDRQSLSVIHVPVNIYANGNWQFAVMPAEGGGLGGLFLSKFTAQLWKWKAGSDGVASWVLGKTIELDKLLSISSKKRGPPMVVGFAEDNNVVFLWTEMDVFTIQLQSLQFKNLGETNFLSRYHPLESVYAAGMGIGGGRGGAELLPNT; encoded by the exons ATGAGCTGCGAGAtgagccgccggcgccgccgccgtccatcCTCGCCGGCAGCCGCGCCGCCGCTGGAGGACGAGAACCTCCTTTctgagatcctcctccgcctccccccaGATCCGTCCTCCGTCGTCTCCAAGCGTTGGCGACGCCTCATCTCCGACCCCGGCTTCTCCCGCCGCTtccgcctccaccaccaccgcaACCCTCCTCTCATCGGGTCCTTCAGCCATTTATACTTTGCATCTAGCATGGAGGCCCCCAATCGTGTCCCGGATGGCCACTTTTGCTTGCAGGTCGACGAAGACGAGGTCAACGACAACTTCATATGCCTCGGGTGCCGCCATGGCCTCGTGCTCATCTTCCATGTGAGGCGGCTCCAGGTCCTGGTGTGGGACCCCGTCACCAGCGAACTGCATCGCATTGCCACTCCCCCGGGATTCGATGCGAAGAAGGTGCCGATCAGTGGGGCGGTGCTTCGCGCTGCTGGAGACATCCAACACTTCCAGGTGGTATTGGTAACCACGGAGACAGACGACCAACAGCATACACGAGCGATGGCTCAGGTTTACTCGTCGGAGACTGGCGAATGGGGTGATATCTTCTCAACAATGCTTCCACCCAAGGCTTCTAGGCACGAACTTCCCACCATGATCGCAATAGAATCTCCTGCTGTCCTAGTTGGGCACTCCCTTTACTGGTTGCTTACTGACAGTCGGGCTGGCATCCTCAAGTTTGATCTGGATAGGCAGAGCTTAAGCGTGATACATGTGCCAGTGAATATCTATGCTAATGGTAATTGGCAATTCGCGGTTATGCCGGCGGAGGGTGGTGGGCTTGGTGGCCTCTTTCTGTCAAAATTCACTGCCCAATTATGGAAGTGGAAGGCCGGTTCTGATGGTGTTGCGTCATGGGTGCTGGGAAAAACCATTGAGCTAGACAAGCTACTTTCCATTAGTTCAAAGAAGAGAGGGCCTCCGATGGTAGTAGGGTTTGCTGAGGACAATAATGTGGTGTTCCTGTGGACAGAAATGGACGTGTTCACGATCCAGCTTCAGTCATTGCAGTTCAAGAACCTTGGTGAAACTAACTTCTTGTCTCGCTATCATCCACTTGAAAGTGTGTATGCTGCAG GCATGGGCATTGGTGGTGGACGTGGTGGAGCTGAACTTCTGCCCAATACATAA